Below is a genomic region from Laspinema palackyanum D2c.
CATTCTTAGAGCATTCTTGCCCTTCATACTGCACGGGATACCATAACATATGACCACTCGACTCGAACACCGGCAAAACGGCCTTGCGCGAGGCGGATGTCCAGCAGCCAAAAACCGTCGCCACTTTATCCCGATCAATCAGTTTTCTGGCTTTTTCCGCAAAGGTGGGCCAATCCGACGCCCCATCTTCCACAACCGCCTGAATTTTCTTGCCGAGAACCCCGCCAGCGTTGTTAATTTCCTCGATCGCCAACTGTTCTGCATCAACGACACTTTGTTCGCTAATCGCCATCGTGCCACTTAAGGAATGGAGGATTCCCACCTTAATCGTATCTACGCCACCACCTGCCCCCGGAGTTGCTGCATCCGTTTCCGCTACATTGCCCTCGGTACAAGCTTTCAGCAGAATGCTGCTTCCTAGGGCAGCGGTACCATAAAGCAGAAATTTACGCCGTCCAAGTCGATGTGTCATCCTATTTTTGTACTCCTACTGGCATTGACTCGCTCCTATCAGAGCCTTGATATTAAAGCGATCTTCTCAGGAACAAATTGTATTTCTGGATACAGAAATTTTCTAGGCATTCAAGCCTTAGTCCTCTGATATTTAGTCTGAGCCAATTTGTGACAATGTTGCGATTTCTAACAATTGTGAGGTCGAGGGGTAACGGTAGCTTTATGGACCTTAACATACCCTGTAAGAACCGGATTAAGATACGCATGAGTCCCGGGATTTGCTTGCACTTGATGCGATCGCCCCCCTGAACCCCGTCTCCAATCTCGCTATAGTACCGGCACAAAAGTGCCACTTTTTAAACCAGATTAGCCTCAATAAAATCAATCACCCCTTGCAGTCCTTCTTGGGTCTTCAAATTAGTAAAGGTAAAGGGCCGACTGCCGCGCATTTTTTGGCTATCCCGTTCCATCACCCCCAAATCTGCCCCCACTAAAGGGGCCAGGTCAATTTTATTAATCACTAACAAATCAGATTTGGTAATTCCTGGCCCTCCCTTGCGGGGAATTTTATCCCCAGCGGCAACATCAATCACATAAATGGTGAGATCGACTAATTCCGGGCTAAAAGTCGCCGCTAAATTATCCCCGCCACTTTCTACAAATACCAAATCCAGGGTCAAAAACCTCCGTTCCAGTTGGGCGATCGCAGCTAAATTCAACGAGGCATCTTCTCGAATTGCTGTATGAGGACAGCCCCCCGTTTCTACCCCCATAATTCGCTCCTTTTCCAGGGCCTGCGATCGCACTAAAAATTGAGCATCTTCCTGGGTGTAAATATCATTCGTCACCACCGCCAAGTTATAGCGATCGCGCATTGCTTTACACAATGCATCCACTAACGCCGTTTTTCCTGAACCCACGGGACCCGCAATTCCGACACGAAATGAACTCATAATTAGGTTTTTTGTCATTGGTCTTATGTCATTGGTCTTAAGTCATTGGTCTTATGTCATTGGGTGTTCTGTTTTTTTGTCCTGATTATTCCACAATTGAAAGGACAAAGGACAAATGACCACCCTAGCTTCAACTTCTAAACAATCGGGAATATTGACTTTCATGCTGCATACTCGCTAAACTTAGCCCCCAAGTGCAACTGCTGAGGTCATCATCTTCTACCCTTAAAATTGTTTGAACTGCCGTCACCAAATTGGGTTGTAAATTAAATAATAGCTGTTGCCCTGCGGTTTGCCCCAGGGGAATCAGTTTCACCCCAGCCCCAATAAAATTACAAGCCCAACTCTGTAAATATCCCAATAAAGCCACATCCGAGGGAATCTGCCAATATGAAGCAGCAATCCCGAAGGCTACTGCAAAATTACAATCCTCCTCACTCAAGGCAGTGACTTCAACTCGGTCTTCTACCGGCCAAAGCGCCATCAATAACCGCAGTAACGCATTTCCCATCTGCCAACTCTGTTGCCGCAATTCTTCCGTTTCGCGGGTTGCCGATGACCAGTGATTCCACTCCTGGACCTTTCCCCAATTGCCTGTATGGGCTGCATTTGAGGCTCTCACCATCACCGCTCCATCTAAAGAAATTGACCCTTCTCGCAATTCCCAATTCATCCAATTTTGGAGAGTTTCTGCACTGTTGACGATGCCGCGTTCAACTAACATTTCCAACCCTTCAGAATAGCTATAAGCGCCTACAGGTAACGCCGGACTCGCCAGTTGCAACAAGGATAATAAGGAAAAATCAGTGAGCATAAATTCAAAAATAATATCAGTTAATTAGTTAATTAATAGGGTATTTTATTGGGTTAAATTCAAGAAGAAACAATCTATTTGGACCGCAGTCACTGACCCTGATGAGAGTGATAAGCTCCTAGTTCTGGATGAAAGGGAGCAGTTTCTTCTTGAACCGTTAATCCTAATTGTTCTATCAGGGTTTTTAAAACCGGGTCAATGGTCAAACGTAAATAATCGGGGTGAATTTCTAAAGGAACGTGACGATTTCCTAAATGATAAGCAGCGCGTAATAAATCCAGGGGAGTATGAGCCGTAACTATCAGGGTGGGTTCCGGTTTGGCGGTGACGAGAACCCTGATGTTCCCGGAGTCATCGGTGAGGCAGTCGCCATGACTTAAGACGGTCCCTCGGGGTAACTTGAGATGAACCTCTTCTCCTTCTTCGGTTTCAAATCGATGGCGACTGCGAGTGCGATCGTCTGCGGTGAGGGAAAGGGTCAAGGCGATCGCTGCCTCGGGATCCGGTGGCATACAGTGGGTTAAGGTCAACATTAGCAAGGGATCAACAGCAATCTGTGAACTTGTGGGACTGGGTTAGACCAAATCCTACCATTGAGGCGATCGCCTTTGAATCCCACCCTGATTTTTCTCAGGGATTTGCCTAAAAAAGTTCGGGATTCAACTGGGACCTTCCTTTGACGGTATCGGCGTCCTAGTCCCGGTTCAAAAAATTCCTGAAAAATATCTGCTAAACCCTCTAGCCAACTCAAAAAAAGCCTGCTACAATCATCTAATGTCAGTCATGCCGATGTAGCTCAGTGGTAGAGCACTTGATTCGTAATCAGGCGGTCGCGGGTTCAAATCCCGCCATCGGCTTTCAATGAAAATCGCTAAAATAGCATCCAAAGGCGATCGCGCGTCACCCGGGGAGGGTCTCTGAGCAGTCACCCTGGCCGGACCGAAGCAACGGACCTGAAACCCTGTAGGGGCATCCAAGGGAATTGTAACTACAGATAGAGCGGCAATGCGGAAGTCCTATCAACGCTAAAACCCTACATAATTGGGGTCAGAAACCGGGTAAAAGTTACTCAAAACTATGGCTAAGATAGGATTGCGATCGCGTTTATTTTTATCCCATCTCCTCGTCTTAATGGTTGGGGTGACCGTCCTGGTCATTACCGGCAAACTCTCCTCCCCCCGCCTGTTTATCGTTCACCTTCAACAACTTGAAGGCAAAGGATTTAACCTCCACTATGTCCGCACTTCTTTAGTCGATGTCTTTGAAACCACCTGGAATCGTGGCACATTTTGGTCCGTAATTGTGGGAACAACCGGGGCCGGTTTACTCAGTTATTTTGTTGCCAAACGAATTACTAAACCCATGACTCTCATGGAACGAGTCACCCAAAAATTTGCGGCAGGAGAACTCCATCAGCGAATGCCTGCCAGTGAAATTCCTGAACTCAATCGCCTCAGTGCCAGCTTTAACCGCATGGCAGCGAGTATCGAAAATGTGGAGCACCGACGCCGGGAATTGATTAGCGATTTGACTCACGAATTGCGAACCCCTTTAACCATTATTCGGGGCAATTTGGAACAACTCGAAGATGGCACCCTGCCACCGGACCCTGATATTTATCACCGTCTTGCCAAAGAAACTCGGCGTTTGGAACGGTTAGTCAATGACTTGCAGGAACTCTCCAAGGCAGAAGCGGGTTACTTGCCGATTGATTTGCAGCGAATGAATGTGCGTCCTTTATTGGAAACCTTAATTGAACGGTTTTCCGATTGGATTGTGGAAGAAAACTTGGTGTTGCAATTAGACTGTCCTCCTCAACTCCCGGGGGTCATGGCGGACCCCGATCGCTTAGAACAAGTGCTGGTTAATCTTCTGGGGAATGCCTTGCGTCATACGGCGACGGGTTCGATTTGTCTGCGAACCTGGACCAGTGCAGGGTATCTGTGGATTGCCGTGATTGATACAGGGTCTGGTATCCCCCCAGAGGATCTGCCTCATGTGTTCGATCGCTTCTGGCGCAGGTCCAGTGGCAGCAATGGCACCGGCATCGGTTTAGCCATTTCTCGGCGGTTAGTGGAACTCCAAGGGGGCCAGATGCAAGTCGAGAGTGAACTGGGAAAAGGCAGCCGGTTTGAGTTCTCTCTTCCTTTGGCTTGAGTCGGTGGAGTGAATTTTCTCAAAAATCCGTTTAATTACTTCTGATAAAACCCTTCAACCGGGGAGTGAAGATAACCGGCATTAGCGGCTTGTTTCAGGACTGAATACCATTAATTATAAAGGAATGTTTTAAACGGAAGTTGAGCCGTTGAAAGCGGCGAATCAGAGAAAGGTGGCTCAACGCTTTGGGAAACTTCTTGAAAAATTTGATAAAGGGGTTCCAAATATACCAACGCCTGACGGCTGCCCGAACTATGATGTTCCTATAAGGACGGAATCGGGAATCAGGCCGACAGAAATAGAATGCATAGCGTATTTTTTAAAAAATTGCATCTATCAAAGGGATGACACTCCATTTAGAGTCGAGATATAATAGAAAAGTTTAAAGGAGTCCCGCGTCATGATAATTGAGCCATCGAGAAACCTGACTTGTGTCAAGACCCCATTTTATCGAGACGATGAAGATGAGCCAGAACCCAACACCTCTCTTCTGTGGGAGGTGGAAAGGCTGCGCCTGAAACTTGATAAAGTTAAGCAGGAAAAGGCCAAACTGCTGTGTAACCAAAAGACCTTAATGCTCCATACCCAGACCCTGAGCGCTTTGGTCTCGGAGTTGACGAGAAAATTGGAAGCTGAACAGCGCGATCGCAAGCAGACTGAATCCACCTACCAGTTTCTGGTGACGAACCTGCTCCGAGAAAAGGCCGATTTAGAAATCATGCTCGATACGATCGTCCAACATTCCGATCTTATGGAAGAGTTATTGCATGAGCAGTGTATTCGCGATCCGTTAACGGGTTTATTTAACCGCCGGTATTTAGCCAAATCTTTAGAACGAGAACTGTGTCGCGCTCAACTGACCGAGCGATCGCTGGGTCTGATCATGCTGGATGTTGACCATTTTAAAGGATTCAACGATACCTACGGACATGAAGCGGGGGATGTAGTCTTAAGGGAACTAGGATGGCTACTCAAAACTGAAAGTGGTGCCCTTGATATTCCTTGTCGATACGGGGGAGAGGAGTTTATGGTCATTTTACCCGAAGCGTCTTTAGAAAAGACTCAGCAACAGGCGGAGCATCTACGCAGACAGGTTAAACGTCTAAAATTGACTTATTTAGCTCAAGACCTTCCCGGTGTAAGTATTTCTGTTGGCGTGGCTGTTTATCCCCAACATGGGTTAACAGGAAACCAGCTCATGCAAGCAGCGGATGCGGCTTTATATCAGGGGAAGACCCAAGGACGCGATCGCGTCGTTACGGCATCCGGTTAATGAGAGCGCTCTCAACCGTTTCTTTCGCTCTCTTAACCGGCGATCGCCTCTATTTAAACTTAATATTCAATGGCTTCTTACAAACACTTTTTAATGAATATCCAGCCGCTTTAAAAAAGTTGGCTCTGCTGGGAATTCTTGTAAATAGGTCCACAACAGAGCCAGATAAAAATGATTGAAATAGTAGCTGGAGTGCCAATTAATTACTCGCTTGGTTCGGGAAAGCACCCGGTTGTACTGCCAAAGTCAAGGGTTGACCATTGCGAATCACTTGCATTTGCAATTCCCCCCCGACACGAGTCCGTTCCACTTGCTGTTGTACAGCATTGGCATCCGTCATCTGTACCCCATTAATCGAAACAATCACATCACCGGCGCGGAGTCCACCACGAACCGCAGGAGAATCCGGCATAACTTGAGCAATTAAAATCCCTTTGTCTTCAGTAACCGTTAACCCGGCATTGGGATTATTGTTAATTTCATTTTTCAGTTCTGGAGTCAACTGCACCATTTGAATGCCGACATAGGGATGTTGAACTTCCCCATTAGCAATCAATTGTTGAGCAATATCTTGAGCGCGATTAATGGGAATGGCAAATCCGAGACCTTGAGCACCTTGAATAATCGCGGTGTTCATACCAATTACTTCACCGCGCTGATTCAGCAAGGGACCGCCTGAGTTACCCGGATTAATCGCCGCATCGGTTTGAATAAAATTCACCCGTTTATCGGGGACCCCGACTTGAGAACTCGATCGCCCGGTGCCGCTAATAATGCCCACAGTCACCGTATTATCTAACCCCAGGGGATTGCCGATCGCGATCGCCCATTCACCGGGTTGCAATTGCTCTGAGTCTCCCACAACTGCTGTCGGCAAATCGTTCGCCTCAATTTTCACCACCGCCACATCGGTTACCGGGTCCGTCCCCATGACTTGACCTGTAAATGAGCGACCATCTTTGAGGGTGACTTCCACCGTATCCGCACCGGCAACAACATGGGCATTGGTGAGAATTTGGCCGTCATTACTAATAATAAACCCAGAACCCGTCCCCCGCTCTACCCGCTCTTGAGGTTGAGTCGGCAATCGGGACCCAAAAAATTGCCGGAAAAATGGATCATTAAAGGCATCGGGAATTTGGGTGGTCACGGTACGGGATGCATTAATCCGGACCACAGCCGGACCCACATTTTGAACCACATCCGTAATAAAATTGGTGTCCGCGATCGGCAATCTCCCCTGAATCACTGGGGCCGCAGTCTGGACTTGAGCGGGAGAGGCCGCGTTAACCGGAGGTGAAACCAGAGTGGGTCCATTCAGAAATTGCGTAGCGGACCAGGTAGCACTCGCGCCCAGGAGGAAGATAGAAAAATAGGTGAGGGGTTTTTGCCAACCGGGGGCCGACCCTGGATGAGCCGAATTCTTCAAGGGTTCGGAGGGGGTATTGAACTGATCCTGTGTTGTTTTCATTCGGGATAACTCCTGCTGCAAAACTCCTGCATTACCTTAAAATCGAGCGTTCTTGCTTGCAGTCGGGATAATATAGCTCGTCGAAACTAATCGGGAAGAATCCAGGAAAAATCTGCCTGCTATCATCTTTGGGTTAGACCCAGAGGGAACAGAGTCAGATTTCCTCAAGGATAGAGACTCGCTATTTTATAGACCGTTCTAGCATAAAGTCAAGACCGGCATCAGCACGGGTTGAGACCGTTTCAACCGGGTTGAAGGGCTGACTATTTTTAATGTAAAAGGCAGATATGACGAGGATGTGTCGAGGATATCGCAGGATTGTGGATCGGGATGGGGGGGGCGGGGAATCCGGGGGCGACAGGGCCACAGAGCGACAATTGCGGTCCCCAGAGTTGCTAGATTTGTCAAGAGCGTCCAGACCAGACTATTCTGGAAAGCGCTATTCTGCATTCTGCTATGGAAGGGCTGGGAGAGGCTTTGTTTGACAACCTGGAATCGTTCTTTAAACCTGATTTCCTCGCACGAAAGGGCGATCGCCATCCCTATGATGGTTGGTCGTTAGACCAGCGGGACCCCCGGGTGATTCAATCGTTTATGCCCCTGTGGGAATGGGCATACCAGCACTATTTTAGCGTGCAAACCGACGGATGGCATCATGTTTTACCCGAGGGCAAAA
It encodes:
- the ureE gene encoding urease accessory protein UreE, with the translated sequence MLTLTHCMPPDPEAAIALTLSLTADDRTRSRHRFETEEGEEVHLKLPRGTVLSHGDCLTDDSGNIRVLVTAKPEPTLIVTAHTPLDLLRAAYHLGNRHVPLEIHPDYLRLTIDPVLKTLIEQLGLTVQEETAPFHPELGAYHSHQGQ
- a CDS encoding sensor histidine kinase, with amino-acid sequence MAKIGLRSRLFLSHLLVLMVGVTVLVITGKLSSPRLFIVHLQQLEGKGFNLHYVRTSLVDVFETTWNRGTFWSVIVGTTGAGLLSYFVAKRITKPMTLMERVTQKFAAGELHQRMPASEIPELNRLSASFNRMAASIENVEHRRRELISDLTHELRTPLTIIRGNLEQLEDGTLPPDPDIYHRLAKETRRLERLVNDLQELSKAEAGYLPIDLQRMNVRPLLETLIERFSDWIVEENLVLQLDCPPQLPGVMADPDRLEQVLVNLLGNALRHTATGSICLRTWTSAGYLWIAVIDTGSGIPPEDLPHVFDRFWRRSSGSNGTGIGLAISRRLVELQGGQMQVESELGKGSRFEFSLPLA
- a CDS encoding urease accessory protein UreF; this encodes MLTDFSLLSLLQLASPALPVGAYSYSEGLEMLVERGIVNSAETLQNWMNWELREGSISLDGAVMVRASNAAHTGNWGKVQEWNHWSSATRETEELRQQSWQMGNALLRLLMALWPVEDRVEVTALSEEDCNFAVAFGIAASYWQIPSDVALLGYLQSWACNFIGAGVKLIPLGQTAGQQLLFNLQPNLVTAVQTILRVEDDDLSSCTWGLSLASMQHESQYSRLFRS
- a CDS encoding GGDEF domain-containing protein, which produces MIIEPSRNLTCVKTPFYRDDEDEPEPNTSLLWEVERLRLKLDKVKQEKAKLLCNQKTLMLHTQTLSALVSELTRKLEAEQRDRKQTESTYQFLVTNLLREKADLEIMLDTIVQHSDLMEELLHEQCIRDPLTGLFNRRYLAKSLERELCRAQLTERSLGLIMLDVDHFKGFNDTYGHEAGDVVLRELGWLLKTESGALDIPCRYGGEEFMVILPEASLEKTQQQAEHLRRQVKRLKLTYLAQDLPGVSISVGVAVYPQHGLTGNQLMQAADAALYQGKTQGRDRVVTASG
- a CDS encoding HhoA/HhoB/HtrA family serine endopeptidase, encoding MKTTQDQFNTPSEPLKNSAHPGSAPGWQKPLTYFSIFLLGASATWSATQFLNGPTLVSPPVNAASPAQVQTAAPVIQGRLPIADTNFITDVVQNVGPAVVRINASRTVTTQIPDAFNDPFFRQFFGSRLPTQPQERVERGTGSGFIISNDGQILTNAHVVAGADTVEVTLKDGRSFTGQVMGTDPVTDVAVVKIEANDLPTAVVGDSEQLQPGEWAIAIGNPLGLDNTVTVGIISGTGRSSSQVGVPDKRVNFIQTDAAINPGNSGGPLLNQRGEVIGMNTAIIQGAQGLGFAIPINRAQDIAQQLIANGEVQHPYVGIQMVQLTPELKNEINNNPNAGLTVTEDKGILIAQVMPDSPAVRGGLRAGDVIVSINGVQMTDANAVQQQVERTRVGGELQMQVIRNGQPLTLAVQPGAFPNQASN
- the ureG gene encoding urease accessory protein UreG, coding for MSSFRVGIAGPVGSGKTALVDALCKAMRDRYNLAVVTNDIYTQEDAQFLVRSQALEKERIMGVETGGCPHTAIREDASLNLAAIAQLERRFLTLDLVFVESGGDNLAATFSPELVDLTIYVIDVAAGDKIPRKGGPGITKSDLLVINKIDLAPLVGADLGVMERDSQKMRGSRPFTFTNLKTQEGLQGVIDFIEANLV